The Nitrospira sp. CR1.1 genome has a segment encoding these proteins:
- a CDS encoding DUF488 family protein — MAVVHIKRVYSEPDPHDGIRILVDRVWPRGCTKERARLDGWRKELAPSTALRKWFGHDPLKWNEFRARYREELAQREQRSAIEELARLARARTLTLLFGASDLEHNQAVVLKELLDGQEREESTG, encoded by the coding sequence ATCGCCGTGGTTCATATCAAACGCGTATACAGCGAACCGGATCCGCACGATGGGATTCGAATATTGGTCGACCGGGTATGGCCGCGGGGCTGTACAAAAGAGCGGGCACGGCTTGACGGCTGGCGAAAGGAATTAGCCCCGAGCACCGCGCTCCGCAAATGGTTCGGCCATGATCCGCTAAAATGGAATGAATTTCGCGCTCGTTACCGCGAGGAGTTGGCACAACGGGAACAGCGCAGCGCTATCGAGGAACTCGCCAGGCTGGCTCGAGCGCGGACGCTCACGCTGCTGTTCGGGGCGTCAGATCTGGAGCACAATCAGGCGGTGGTCTTGAAGGAACTACTGGATGGTCAGGAGAGGGAAGAGTCTACTGGATAG